TAAAATATATTCATTTTTAAAATTCTTTATATATACTCTTACTTTTTCTTTTTGCTTTGTATAATTAGAAATAAATTTTATTCTACCTAAATTTATATCTTTATCAAATTTATAACTAGCATCTAATAAGAACTTATAACTTTTTTGTATATCATTATCAAATTGTATTAAATTACCTGGTATAAATTCTTTTAATAAATTATAAAAAATATTAGTTTTAACTAATACTCCACAAAGACATATACCATCATATTTTTCTAATATGTCTATAATCTTAATTTTTTTAAAATAATTATATAAAAAATTATATATTTCTAGTATAAATATTAAATCAATTTCTTCTTTTCTAACTTCAATATTTTCTATTTGTATATCTATTTCTAAATCTAATTTTTTTACTATATCATTAATTTTAATTACATAACTTTCATTTTTATTAACATAATTATTAAAAATGTACTCACTTATTTTATTTAATATTAAATAATTTCTATAACTGTTTATATACTCTTTATTTATACTCGTTTTATATTTTAAATAATCTGTTTTAAATGCTTTTTCCACTTTTATATATTTTTTTTCTATATCTTCAATTATATTTTTATACTCACTATTATTTATCTTATTTATTAATTCTTTTTCACTAAAATTTAAGTATTCAATTTGAGACATTTTAAATTTTAGCATATAAAATATTTTGTTAACTATTATTTTTTTAGATAAATTTATCTCAGTATTTATATGAGTATTTAATACAATTTCATAATTAATATCTTTTTCTGTTATATTATAATTATTAGTTGTAATTTTTATTTTATCATTTTCTGTATTTACTATTAAATAATAATTAGACTTATACTTCTTATCGATTTTTTTTATTCTATTTTTTATTAATTTATAATTAAAGATTTTACATATATCAAGTTTTAACATATCATTTTGTTCATAATCTATACCTAAAATATAGTATGAAAGATATTTTTTCTTACTATAACTGACAATCAATTCTTTTAAATAATTAAAAAATATTTCTAATAATCTTTTTTTAGAAATTTGTATAAAATTTAAATACTTATCATAAATATATATTTTTTCTTCACAATTTTTTAATAAATAATCTATATTATTTATATATGTGGCATTAATATAGTAATTTTTACTACTTAATTCATTTAATGCATCATCAAAAAAATATATATCTATATTCTTATTTTTTATACTTGATATATACATGTTAAAATCATATTCAAAATATTTACATATAACTTTATTTTCAGAAAAAATTATAGGGCAAGTTTCTAATGTTTTATCTAATTCTAAATATTCAAATTCAGCTATTCCAACTATGTATGCTAAAAATTTATCAGGGATAACTTCTAAATATTCTTCATTATATATACTATATATTAAACTAGTATTATATGTATTAAAAAATATTAATGAAATATTTTCTTCATTATTAAAATTATCTGTAAATCTATCTACACTAAATCTAATATAAAACCTATTATATCTATTATCAATATATTTATCATCTAGTTCTAAATTTAGTATAGAATAAATATATTTATTTTTTCCACACAATAAAACTATATTAGTATCTATATCTAAATCTTTTTCAATTAATATAAAATAATTATCTTGTTTTATTATCCTAACATTTTTATATAATTTAAAACTTCTAGGAACTTCTATATCATTTTCTTTTTTATTATATATTACTAATTTTTTATCTATAATTTCTTGAATTTTAATAAATCCTATTTCACTATATTCTTTAATAGAGTTTTCTTTATAATCTTTTCTATATTTTAAAATTAAATCTATAAGTTGTTTTTTATTTTTATCTGATTTTAATATATCTATTAATTTTTCTTTTAAAGCAATTTTATATAACTCATCTCTGCTTTTCAAAATTAATTCATTTTTTGAATAAAGGCTCATATTTTTCACTCCAATATATGATAAATTGTGCTATATTTTCTTCACTTTTTTCACTAAATACTATATTTTCATTATTTAAAATTTTTTTCAAAATATATTCTAATGCTCTTATGTCATTAATGTAATTTTTTTCAGTTAATTTTGATGACAAACTATAATCGATAAGGTAAACTTTATTATCTTTATCAACTAATATATTACTTAAATTTATATCATTATGTATTATTCCCATGCTATGTAAATCTCTAATTATATAAAGCAGCTTTCTAAAAATAAAAAGCTGCTTTGCTTTATTTATTTTATAAAAACATATGGCATTTATACGCTTAAAATATAGCCTTACTATATCATTAGATTTTTTTATTAAAAATAATTTTGGGAAAAAATCAAATTTTGTCTGTATCAACTTTTTGTTTATTTCTATTTCATTTTCAAAAACTTTTTTTATAAATTTATAATTCTTACAGTTATATTCTTTAATAATATATTCTTTTTCATATATTATTTTATTTGTTTGTATTACATAACTATTATTTATAATTACATTCATATAATCACCAAGTTGGTTTCATTTTTTTTAAAGCATAAGATATTTTATTTTTAACTTTGTCTAAAATTTCTTCCTCAACTTTTACTTTTTTAGAAAATAAAAGTGCTCTTTTATATTCCTCCAAAGCTGATTTGAAATCATTAAGTTTCATTAATTCATCACCTTTTTCAATACTAAGATATATACTTCTTAATATTTCAGTCTTATCAACTTTCTTTTCGTGTGCTTTAACCTTTGAAACAGATCTCTTAGATCGCAAAATTGACTTTATTTTTCTAATTGTTTTATTATTTATATCTATTTCTTTTTTTAATCCTATTTTTCTAAAACTTGTACTTGAATCTATTAAACTTTCTAAACTTGCACGATAGTTTTTAGACTGCATATATGTTAAACTTTCTTCTCTTAAACTTATTGCTTTAGTTTTTTCAAAATTTATTTCTTCCTCTATATTTTTTAACTCATATTCTATCTTTGATATTAAATTTTCATCTTCTAAACTAGTAGAAATAATCAAGGCCTCCTTATATTTTTCCATAACTTCTACTAAATTATCTGATTTAATATTATTTGTATTGCTTATTATTTCGTTTACAATATCATACATTTTTGAAATTTCTTCTTTAGAAGTAGTTATTTTTCCTAGTAAAACATCTTTTATATATTGACTTTTTGAATATTTATTGTAGATTTTAACAATGTTTTCGTATATGTTTAATGCTTTTTTATACTCCTTATTTCCATATAATTTATCAGCTTCTTTTTCTTGATTTTCAATATTTAATAATTCATTACAAATATTTAAACCTGCACTAATTTCTTCTTTTAAATAAGGAATATCAACATTATTTAGACTTTCATATATTCTTTTTGCTTCAATATACTCATTCATATTTATATGTTTTTTTGCATTATTTATACTTTTTTTTATTTCTTCTACTTTATTTATTTCATTTTTTAAATTAACTATATTTGATTTATCTTCACTATATTTGATTTGAAATTTTTTTGGTATAAATAATAGTTTTTCATGATATAATTTTCTATACAAATTTTCTAATTCTATTATTTCTTTTTTGATATTTTGAATTGAATTTATTTTTTTGTATGCTTTTATATTTTTATTTATAGTATCTATTTTATTAAAATAACTATTTATTCTATATGAATTTAACAGATAAAACATTATTAGAGATAAGACGACCAAGAAAATTATTAAAAACGAATTGTATTTATTTTTATTGATTTGATTTTGCTTTTCAGCGATGTTTTTTACAGTTATTATTGCTGTGTCATTTTTTAATTTTAAGTCATTAGTTTCCCAAGATTTTATTCCTTGAATTATTATTTTATCATTTGATTTTATATCAAACTCTCCCATTAGATTTATACTTAATTGATTCAAGCCCCCCAAACAATTAGTTAAATCATATCTATATTTATTTTTTGAAATTTCATCAAATTCTATTTCTTTTTTTTCAAATAATTCATATGCAACATTATCTAATCTTGTTCTTTCAATAACATTTTCATCTCTTACTATGCTCATTAATATATTTCCACTAGATGCTGTTATTATACTAGATTTATTTGATAATAGTAATAATATAGAGCAACTAGAATATTTCAAATCTATATTTTTTTGTTTTTGTTCTTTTAACATTTTATCAGTTACAGATATTATTCTTTTTAAATTTGAAAAACTATATTCACTTTCTATTAAAAATCTTTTTACAACAAATTCACTGGTAATTTTTGATATTAATGTCTCATCTGTATTATCTTCATCTTGAATAAATACCCATAAAATAATATTATTAGATTCAAGATAACCAAAATATGTTTTTTTAGAATTCATAAATTCCGTATTAAAATTTTTATTCATTGTTTTCCCAACTAAAATTATCTCCACAAAATTGTATCAAAACCAATTTGGTATCACATACTTCTATTAAACTAAAATTTTCTATTGTTTTAGTTTCATATAGTGCTTTCTTATCAACATATATTATATTTCCACTAGAACCAGGTGATATTACAAAAATTCTTTGTTTATTATTATAACTTATTGAAAAATGATTTTCTTTTGCTATTTTAT
This DNA window, taken from Oceanivirga salmonicida, encodes the following:
- a CDS encoding lipopolysaccharide kinase InaA family protein; this encodes MNVIINNSYVIQTNKIIYEKEYIIKEYNCKNYKFIKKVFENEIEINKKLIQTKFDFFPKLFLIKKSNDIVRLYFKRINAICFYKINKAKQLFIFRKLLYIIRDLHSMGIIHNDINLSNILVDKDNKVYLIDYSLSSKLTEKNYINDIRALEYILKKILNNENIVFSEKSEENIAQFIIYWSEKYEPLFKK